In Phycisphaerae bacterium, the genomic stretch GATACGCCACCCGTTCACGAAGCCGCAGACACAGGAGTGATCGCGCCGTTGTGCCATTCGGTCATCATGGTCGTCCGCATGAACCGGACGCCCGAGCCGTTGGTGGATCGCTGCGTGAAAATGCTGCAGGCCAACCGTGTCAACGTGGCGGGGTGCGTTCTGGCAGGCTACCACGAGACGCGGATGGCCTCGCTCAGCCACGATTATTACCAGAGCACGTCATAGGAGGGAGACTTGTCCATCAGCATCACCGAGTTGGATGAGGGCACAACCGGTTTGTGGGACGCCTACGTCGCCGGTCATCCGGAGAGTACCATCTTTCACACGTTGATCTGGCGGGATGCCGTGACCGAGGCCTTCGGGCACCGCAGTCATTATCTGATGGCCTTTCGCGACGGGCGCCCGGCGGGCGTGTTTCCGCTGATGAGGGTGGACAGCCGGCTGGCGGGCACGCTGATGGTGAGCGTGCCTTATGCGGTCTACGGCGGTTCGTTGGCCGACGACGATGAGACACATCGCGCTCTCCTGGAGGCGGCGACGGCGTTGGCGATCCAGGCCGGGGCGCAGTGGCTGGATATCCGCTCCATTCGCGCGCGATGGCCGGAACTGCCGATCTCGGATCGATATGTGACCTTTCGCAAGTCTCTGCCGGCAGACCCGAACCGGGTTCTGGCGGAGATGCCGCGCAAGGCCCGAGCCGCCGCCCGGCAGGCCCGCGAGCGGTTCAATCTGGTTTCGCGATTCGACGAGTCGCGTCTTGACGAGGTTTGGCTGCTCTACAGCCAGTCGATGCGCCGCCTGGCGTCGCCGAATTATCCATTGAGGTTTTTCCGTGCATTGATGGACGCGACGCGCAGCCGGTTGCAGGCCGGGGAGCGGGTCGAGCATCTGGTTCAGATCGTGGAGCATCAAGGCAGGGCCATTGCCGGACTGGTCAGCTTCGTCTATCGCGACACGTTGTCGCCCTATTTTGCCGGTTGTGACGAACGATTCGAGAAGTATCACCCCAATCATTTCATGTACATGTGTGCCATGGAAAAGGGTGTGGAACGGGGTTGCCGGGAGTTCGACTTCGGGCGGTCGCGGGTCGATAACAAAGGTTCCTGCGATTTCAAGCGTTTCCAGGGCTTCGAGCCGACGCCGCTGCAATACCAATACTTTGTGCCGGCGGGCGGCCGGGCGCCTGATCTGACGCCGAACAACCCGAGATTGCAGTTAAGTCGGCGGGTGTGGCCCAAGCTGCCGCTGGCGGTGACCCGGCCGCTGGGGGCGTGGTTGTCGAAGTCGATTCCGGGGTGAGTTGGAAGGTTGTCCATGATCCGTTTTCAGAGGTCGGCCGGACAGGCAGCGCTGATGAGCGAGAGAGACCCCGCCTTCTGGGCATTACAGGGGATTGAAAACGCCGAACGACTAAGAACCGACAAATGAGGATTGACGACTGCGATGAAGCTGCTGTACCTGGTCCATCGGTTGCCCTGTCCCGCGGACGGCGGGGCGAAGCTTCGCGCCGCCGCACAACTGCGGTTTCTTGCGCAGCGGCACGACGTCTGGTGCGCCGGGTTTCTCGAGACGGGCTTCCTGGGGCGTACATCGCAGGAGGCCCGCCGATCGCTGGGGGCACTGCGGTCGATGTGCCGCGAGGTCGCGGCGGTGCCGCTACATGAGTCCCTTGCACAGGCTCGTGCGTTGACGGGGTTGTTGGCCGGCGGGACGGCAACGGAGCAATACTTTGCCTCAGGGCGTTTGCGGCGGCAGGTGATGCAGTGGGCCGAGCAGGTAGGTTTCGACGCGGTACTGGCATTTTCGTCGAGCATGGCCCCGCTGGCGCTTCAGGTTCCGGCGTCGCGTCGGGTGTTGAATCTGGACGATCTGGACAGCCGCAAATGGGCTGAGTCTGCGGCCGGTGCGGCCTGGCCGATGAGTTGGGTTTACCGGATTGAGGCTCGCCGGCTTGATCGCCGCGAACGGAGGTGGCTGGGCAGCTTTGATGCCAGCGTCCTGATCAGCGAGCGGGAAGCGTCGCTGGTTGAGGATGAACGCCTTCGTCAGAAGGTGCACGTGGTGGGACCGAGTACTCCGGCCCTTGTGGCCGCGGATCTGCCGACAGTACCGAAAGAGGTGAATCTTCCGCGTGAGCCGGTGATCGGGTTTGTGGGGGCGATGGACTACGGACCGAATATCGACGGTGCCTGTTGGTTTGCCGAGAAGGTCTGGCCGTTGATCACCAGCAGCCGTCGTGATGCAAGCTGGTGGCTGGTGGGGAGATCTCCGGCGCGAGTCCTTCGGCGGCTGGACAACGGGAAGAACATACAGGTGACCGGGACCGTTGCCGAGGTGGAGCCGTATTTGGAGAAGATGCGGATTTGCATTGCCCCATTGCGAATCGCGCGGGGGGCGCAGATCAAGGTGTTGATGGCCATGACCTCCGGGCGGCCGTGCGTGGTGACACCCGGTGTGGCCGAGGGACTAGGAGCCCGGCCGGGGCGGGAATTGCTGGTTGGCGAGTCGCCGGCCGAGTTCGCCGAAGCGGTGCTGAGACTGCTCAACGACGACTCCCTGGCGCAGGATGTGGCCCGGGCAGGTCTGGCGTTTGTCGTCGGCCGCCTGCGACCGGATGTCAGTCTTCTTCGCCTGGAGCGGCTTCTGACATCGGGCAGAGAGCGAGGATCGGCCTGTGCGTTTGACGGGGCAACAGCCTCGCCTTGTTGTCAGCCCGGGGGTCTATCGACGTGATCAGCGGCAAGAACATCATTTGCTTCGCGAGCGGCTGGAATTTTCATCCGACCAGCAAGCACCATATCATGCGCCGCCTGGCCAGACGCAACAACGTTGTCTGGGTGAATTGGCATGCTTCGCGCCGGCCGACGATGCATCCGTACGACCTTCGGATGATTTGGGACAAGCTCCGGCAGATGCGTCAAGGTGCCCAGCGAGTCGCCCACAACATCGCGGTGGTGACGCCCTTCCAAGTGCCCATGCCTTCGATGCGTCTGGCACGTCGGTTCAACAGATTCACCGTGCGACGGGCGATCGAGCAAGTGGTCGAAACCTTACCGAATCGGCCGGTGCAGCTCTGGAGCTTCGCCCCGGACGTCAGCGACTTCGTGGGTTGTTTCGGCGAGGAACTAGCCCTGTATTACTGTGTGGACGCTTTCGGCGAGTTTCCCGGCTACGACCGGGCTCTTATCGAGAATCGCGAGCGGCAGTTGCTGGACCGGGTGGACGTAGTGATCGCGACTTCCCGGCCGCTCTATGAGAGCAAGTCACGGTTTCACCGCAACGTGCATCTTGTGGAGCACGGCGTGGACTACGAGCAGTTGAGCCGGGCGGTGAAAGAAGAGCTGGATGCCCCGAGGGAGCTGGAATCACTGCGGCGACCGATCATCGGTTACATCGGGGTTGTGGGTGAATGGGTCGATCTCGATCTGCTGGCCGCTCTGGCGCGCGAATATCGGCGCGCGTCGATCGTCGTGATCGGACCGGTGCTCGTTCCACACGGCCCGTGCGAGGATCTGCCGAACGTGTATTGGCTCGGAGAAAGAGATCACGTTTTGTTGCCGGCCTATCTTCGCCTGTTTGACATCGGACTGATTCCCTTCAAGCACGTTCCCCTGACGCGAAGCGCCAATCCGATCAAGTTGTACGAGTATCTGGCGGCCGGCGTCCCGGTGGTCAGCACCGGGTTGCCCTCGGTTCGACCCATACCCAACGCCGTATGGGTGGCCGACGACGTGGAGCGAATGATAAGGTGCTGCGAGGATGCGCTTGCCTGCAACAGCGCCGCCGACCGCCGGCGCAGGTCGGATTTGATGAGAAGCGAATCCTGGGAGGCCCGGCTCGAACAGATCGCCGCCATTATCGACGCGTGCGGCAGGACACCGCCCTGCGGGCGCTCCGGGGGCCTCGCAGAGGCACTTGCTGAAGAGGAGCGTTGCGAAGCCGCGGTCATGACGTCGACTTAGCGGGTTCCCGGCTTTGGCGGAGGCAGCGTCAGGGCGAGCGAGCTGCCTGGTTGAGGGGCCTGACGGTTTCACCGGCCGCGGACGCCATACGAGGAACGGATTGATAGCTGACGGCTAGGCGTTTCCTTATGCTTCAACTGTGGCTCTATCGCGATCTCTTGTACCAACTCGTGCGGCGCGAGGTGGTGGTGCGCTATCGCCACTCGCTGCTGGGCGTATCCTGGGCACTGCTCCAGCCACTGGGCATGATGTTGTTGTTCACGTTCATCTTCACGCGCGCGGTTTCGCTCAACGCGATCGCCTCCCTGGACGTGCCCTACCCGCTGTTCGTCTACATCGGGGTGTTGCCCTGGACCTTTTTTGCGACGGGCCTGAACGGCTCAATTCAGAGCTTGACGTCGCAACGGGACTTGGTGACCAAGGTTTATTTCCCGCAGCAGATTCTTCCGCTGACATCGATTGCCAGCGCTTTCTTTGACTTTCTCGTCGCCTCCGTCGTGCTGGTGGGTTTGGTGGTTTACTTCGACGCGACCAGCGACTGGTCATTCGCGTTTCGTTCGGTACTTCTGATGTTGCCGCTCGTGGTGGTTATCCAGGTGGTTCTGATGGTGGGCCTGGGTCTTTGGCTGGCCCTGGGCAATCTGTGGTATCGCGACGTCAAGTACCTGTTCGCGGTCGGCATCCAGATGTGGATGTTTCTGACCAATGTGTTGTACCCGCTGCCGACTGACGGTTCGGCGGCACTCAGATGGCTAACGACGGTTAACCCGATGGTTCCGATCATCTCCGCCTATCGTGACATCGTGATCCATGGACGATTGCCGGAGGCCGTGCCCTTCCTAACCGCCCTCGGCGTTTCTGTTGTGCTCGCAGCAAGCGGATGGGCGGTGTACCGGGCGCTGGAAGGCCGTTTTGCCGAGCGTGTGTGACTTTTGCGTGCCGGTTTGCCGCGTGCGGGAAGTGGAGACGAGTAATGCCGATCCGTCGGAGACTGTTTGAGGGCCTGTCATGGCGGCTCGAGGCGCGGGCCGCCGCGTCGCCTGCCGCAAGCGGCGACCGCCTCCGAGGCTGCGCCGGCCGTATGATGGCGTTGGCTGGGGCCCATAACCACCTCCCGGACATCGAACAGCAGGCGGGAATCCTGTGCTTTCACGGTATTACCGAACGTCCGGATCCCCAGGTGGAGGACAACGTTCTGAGTCTGCGCAATTTCCGCCGGTTGCTGAACGTGCTCCATCGTTCGTTTCACGTGATCAGCCTGACCGAGTTGGTGGCCTGCATTAGAGAGCGTCGCTCCCCGCCTCCCAAGAGCATCGTGGTGACGTTCGACGATGGTTATGCCTGCTGCCACGAGCTTGCGGCCGGTGAGCTGGCCTTGAGACGGATGCCATGGTCGGTCTTTCTGCCTGCCGGTCTTATCGAGACGGGGGGGCGACAGTGGCTGGACGACGTGCGCGTGCTGATTCATCGCGGCGGGCGGAAACGAATCGTGCTGCACTGGGACGGCCAGGCCGTCGAGTTTGACCTGAGCACGCCCGAGCATCGAAGTGCCGCGGTCAAGCAGATCATCGAGGCCTGCCGCTATCTGCCCGAGCCCCAGCGTCGTTCTCGTTTCGATGAATTGCTCTCACTGTACTCGGATGATGAGATCGCTTTTCTGCGCGAGCAGTATCCTTCTTTCGCCCCGATGACCTGGCAACAGGTGCGTGAATTGAAGCTTGCCGGGGTCGACGTCGGCAGTCACGGCCTGTCACATATCGCTCTGGCCCCGCAGACGTCCGACTACATTCGACGTGAACTGGCCGCTGCTCGCGACTTGCTCCAGGAGCGGATCGGCGATCACAGCCCGCACTTTTCCTATCCCTACGGGCGCCTGGCTGCAATGTCGTCTCAGACTGAAGTCCTTATTCGCGAGATGGGCTATCATTGTGCCCTGACCCTCGAACAGGAAATCGTCCGTTGCCCATCCTGCAATTTGATGGCTTTGCCCCGCCTGATCGTTTCGGCCCAGGTAGGCCGGGTGCTCTTTGGGTTGTGGCAGAGATTCCTGTGAGTGACAATTCATATCAAGGGTTTGCCGC encodes the following:
- a CDS encoding ABC transporter permease, producing MLQLWLYRDLLYQLVRREVVVRYRHSLLGVSWALLQPLGMMLLFTFIFTRAVSLNAIASLDVPYPLFVYIGVLPWTFFATGLNGSIQSLTSQRDLVTKVYFPQQILPLTSIASAFFDFLVASVVLVGLVVYFDATSDWSFAFRSVLLMLPLVVVIQVVLMVGLGLWLALGNLWYRDVKYLFAVGIQMWMFLTNVLYPLPTDGSAALRWLTTVNPMVPIISAYRDIVIHGRLPEAVPFLTALGVSVVLAASGWAVYRALEGRFAERV
- a CDS encoding glycosyltransferase, encoding MISGKNIICFASGWNFHPTSKHHIMRRLARRNNVVWVNWHASRRPTMHPYDLRMIWDKLRQMRQGAQRVAHNIAVVTPFQVPMPSMRLARRFNRFTVRRAIEQVVETLPNRPVQLWSFAPDVSDFVGCFGEELALYYCVDAFGEFPGYDRALIENRERQLLDRVDVVIATSRPLYESKSRFHRNVHLVEHGVDYEQLSRAVKEELDAPRELESLRRPIIGYIGVVGEWVDLDLLAALAREYRRASIVVIGPVLVPHGPCEDLPNVYWLGERDHVLLPAYLRLFDIGLIPFKHVPLTRSANPIKLYEYLAAGVPVVSTGLPSVRPIPNAVWVADDVERMIRCCEDALACNSAADRRRRSDLMRSESWEARLEQIAAIIDACGRTPPCGRSGGLAEALAEEERCEAAVMTST
- a CDS encoding glycosyltransferase, with the protein product MKLLYLVHRLPCPADGGAKLRAAAQLRFLAQRHDVWCAGFLETGFLGRTSQEARRSLGALRSMCREVAAVPLHESLAQARALTGLLAGGTATEQYFASGRLRRQVMQWAEQVGFDAVLAFSSSMAPLALQVPASRRVLNLDDLDSRKWAESAAGAAWPMSWVYRIEARRLDRRERRWLGSFDASVLISEREASLVEDERLRQKVHVVGPSTPALVAADLPTVPKEVNLPREPVIGFVGAMDYGPNIDGACWFAEKVWPLITSSRRDASWWLVGRSPARVLRRLDNGKNIQVTGTVAEVEPYLEKMRICIAPLRIARGAQIKVLMAMTSGRPCVVTPGVAEGLGARPGRELLVGESPAEFAEAVLRLLNDDSLAQDVARAGLAFVVGRLRPDVSLLRLERLLTSGRERGSACAFDGATASPCCQPGGLST
- a CDS encoding FemAB family PEP-CTERM system-associated protein; this encodes MSISITELDEGTTGLWDAYVAGHPESTIFHTLIWRDAVTEAFGHRSHYLMAFRDGRPAGVFPLMRVDSRLAGTLMVSVPYAVYGGSLADDDETHRALLEAATALAIQAGAQWLDIRSIRARWPELPISDRYVTFRKSLPADPNRVLAEMPRKARAAARQARERFNLVSRFDESRLDEVWLLYSQSMRRLASPNYPLRFFRALMDATRSRLQAGERVEHLVQIVEHQGRAIAGLVSFVYRDTLSPYFAGCDERFEKYHPNHFMYMCAMEKGVERGCREFDFGRSRVDNKGSCDFKRFQGFEPTPLQYQYFVPAGGRAPDLTPNNPRLQLSRRVWPKLPLAVTRPLGAWLSKSIPG
- a CDS encoding polysaccharide deacetylase family protein, which codes for MPIRRRLFEGLSWRLEARAAASPAASGDRLRGCAGRMMALAGAHNHLPDIEQQAGILCFHGITERPDPQVEDNVLSLRNFRRLLNVLHRSFHVISLTELVACIRERRSPPPKSIVVTFDDGYACCHELAAGELALRRMPWSVFLPAGLIETGGRQWLDDVRVLIHRGGRKRIVLHWDGQAVEFDLSTPEHRSAAVKQIIEACRYLPEPQRRSRFDELLSLYSDDEIAFLREQYPSFAPMTWQQVRELKLAGVDVGSHGLSHIALAPQTSDYIRRELAAARDLLQERIGDHSPHFSYPYGRLAAMSSQTEVLIREMGYHCALTLEQEIVRCPSCNLMALPRLIVSAQVGRVLFGLWQRFL